Proteins encoded in a region of the Raphanus sativus cultivar WK10039 chromosome 8, ASM80110v3, whole genome shotgun sequence genome:
- the LOC130498829 gene encoding uncharacterized protein LOC130498829: protein MCLFQRISRAHSSSSSSTISTRMIYCILLSIFASLVYLLVSLSLSRFQPKDTAYFLSSQDQSQSLTEIDHIVFGIGSSTKSWPARREYVKLWWDAQRMRGCVFVDRPLSSLVNDTDSNLLPPICVSEDTSRFRYTWRKGDRNAIRIARCVLETVRMFNTSSEEVRWYVFGDDDTIFIPENLARTLSKYDHTSWYYIGASSEIYHQNSLFGHDMAFGGGGIAISSSLANVLAKNFDSCIERYPHLYGGDSRIHACVLELGVGLSHEPGFHQFDVKGNALGILTSHSTRPLVSLHHIVHIDPIFPNVTTFSAVSHLFSAIELDPLRIFQVSICYDRWYSWTISVSWGYAVQIESKHLFLRDALRTQKTFRPWKNSGGLASVYTFNTRDVHPDPCQRPVTFFMEHVSSSPSDGTIKSVYKQAYQNCTYDPISSPRKIEEIRVFSTRLDPDIRQLKAPRRQCCDILPTSFNGGKVLEIGIRECKEDELIYIHP, encoded by the exons ATGTGTCTCTTTCAACGCATATCGAGAGCtcattcttcatcttcttcttcaactatCTCGACCCGTATGATATATTGCATACTACTTTCTATTTTTGCATCGTTGGTCTACCTTCTTGTCTCCCTCTCGTTATCAAGGTTTCAACCTAAAGACACTGCCTACTTCTTATCTTCTCAAGATCAATCTCAGAGCCTAACAGAGATCGATCACATCGTCTTTGGGATCGGATCGAGCACTAAGTCGTGGCCTGCACGTAGAGAATATGTTAAGCTTTGGTGGGATGCTCAGAGAATGAGAGGTTGTGTCTTTGTTGACCGTCCCTTGTCGTCTTTGGTGAACGATACAGATTCTAATCTCCTTCCTCCGATTTGTGTTTCCGAAGATACATCACGGTTCAG ATACACTTGGAGAAAAGGTGACCGAAACGCGATTAGGATCGCTCGGTGCGTGTTAGAAACAGTAAGGATGTTTAATACTTCTTCAGAGGAAGTAAGATGGTACGTATTTGGAGACGACGACACAATATTTATCCCTGAAAACCTCGCAAGAACGCTCTCAAAATACGACCACACATCATGGTATTACATAGGAGCAAGCTCAGAGATTTATCACCAGAACTCATTGTTCGGACACGACATGGCATTTGGCGGTGGAGGGATCGCTATAAGCAGCTCGTTGGCTAACGTTTTAGCTAAAAATTTCGATTCTTGTATCGAAAGGTATCCACATTTATACGGAGGAGACTCTAGGATTCATGCTTGTGTGCTTGAGCTTGGAGTTGGATTGTCTCATGAGCCTGGCTTTCATCAG TTTGATGTAAAAGGAAATGCATTGGGAATATTGACATCACATTCAACGAGACCGTTGGTGTCTCTACACCACATAGTCCACATTGATCCAATTTTCCCAAACGTAACCACATTCTCTGCCGTCAGCCACCTCTTCTCCGCCATAGAACTTGATCCTCTCCGTATATTTCAAGTCTCCATTTGCTACGACCGTTGGTACTCTTGGACCATCTCTGTCTCCTGGGGCTATGCCGTTCAG ATTGAGAGTAAGCATTTATTTCTACGGGATGCTTTGAGGACACAAAAAACGTTCCGACCATGGAAAAATTCAGGCGGGTTGGCAAGTGTGTACACATTCAACACAAGAGATGTTCATCCTGATCCATGCCAAAGACCTGTCACTTTCTTCATGGAacatgtttcttcttctcccagTGATGGAACTATTAAAAGTGTGTACAAGCAAGCTTACCAGAATTGCACGTACGATCCCATTTCATCTCCTCGCAAAATCGAAGAGATTAGAGTATTTTCGACAAGGTTGGATCCCGATATCAGACAA TTGAAGGCTCCCAGAAGACAATGTTGTGATATCTTACCAACTTCTTTCAACGGTGGAAAAGTATTGGAAATTGGAATTCGAGAATGCAAAGAAGATGAGTTGATCTATATACATCCATAG
- the LOC108850593 gene encoding uncharacterized protein LOC108850593: MSTEAEAEVVNSGEDFVHIEEHSSRPTGDISLSDSIVNVEKEDAVEDEEEYKDSDSVVSGGDAGEGIVSGGGEGEGEGSSTTKAELPEELAKSVVMLTCESTGESGSCDVYLIGTAHVSKESCREVQAVISILKPEAVFVELCSSRLSILKPQALKIPTMSDMIESWKQKQNTFGILYGWFLAKIASQLEVLPGAEFRVAYEEALKYGGKVILGDRPVQITLKRTWAKMPLWHKVKFLYSLLFQAVFLPSAEELDKMLKEMDDLDMLTLVIQEMSKEFPSLMDTLVHERDQYMASSLLRVASEHSSVVAVIGRGHINGIKKNWQQPITMKDLMEIPSDESVFTVKRIISSVAIAVTGTAIVTGYTSCKKKVKTIVMLGRVFSLSFS, from the exons ATGTCGACGGAGGCGGAGGCGGAGGTTGTTAACTCTGGCGAGGACTTCGTTCACATCGAAGAACACTCCTCCAGACCTACCGGCGACATCTCGTTGAGCGACAGCATAGTCAATGTGGAGAAGGAGGACGCCGTCGAGGACGAAGAAGAATACAAAGACTCCGATTCCGTCGTTAGCGGCGGCGATGCTGGCGAGGGAATCGTCAGCGGCGgtggagagggagagggagagggttCATCGACGACGAAAGCGGAGCTGCCGGAGGAATTGGCGAAAAGCGTTGTGATGCTGACGTGCGAGTCCACAGGGGAAAGCGGATCTTGCGATGTGTATTTGATCGGGACTGCTCATGTTTCAAAG GAATCATGTCGAGAAGTTCAAGCAGTTATCAGCATCTTGAAACCAGAG GCTGTCTTCGTGGAGTTGTGTTCAAGCCGTTTGTCTATTCTCAAACCTCAGGCTTTGAAG ATTCCAACCATGTCAGACATGATTGAAAGCTGGAAGCAGAAACAGAACACGTTCGGAATACTCTATGGATGGTTTCTTGCAAAG ATCGCCAGTCAACTTGAGGTTCTTCCTGGTGCTGAGTTTCGTGTGGCATACGAAGAGGCCCTTAAATATGGCGGCAAGGTGATACTTGGTGATCGTCCTGTACAG ATCACGTTAAAAAGAACATGGGCGAAGATGCCTCTGTGGCACAAAGTAAAGTTTCTATACTCCTTGCTGTTTCAAGCCGTCTTCTTACCAAGCGCTGAAGAACTCGACAAAATG TTGAAAGAAATGGACGATTTGGATATGCTGACTTTGGTGATTCAAGAAATGAGCAAGGAATTTCCATCTCTCATGGATACACTTGTGCATGAGCGAGACCA GTACATGGCATCCTCTTTGCTGAGAGTTGCAAGTGAGCACAGTTCGGTTGTGGCAGTTATCGGTAGAGGGCATATTAATGGAATCAAGAAGAATTGGCAGCAACCTATAACG ATGAAAGATTTGATGGAGATACCGAGCGACGAGTCAGTATTTACAGTGAAGAGGATAATATCATCAGTGGCGATTGCAGTTACAGGGACAGCTATAGTTACTGGGTATACTTCTTGCAAGAAGAAGGTGAAAACAATTGTGATGTTGGGCAGAgttttttctctctcattctcCTGA